Proteins encoded by one window of Cupriavidus sp. EM10:
- a CDS encoding T6SS effector amidase Tae4 family protein produces MRNTTQRHASPRRRPDEVIFGKYVPKMPGKQRLGRDLLNGKPVALRAYEMATWLKQKRQFCGLPDAPQNITGSEWETKIRGRTGIVYFFGYWQQEGIAPGR; encoded by the coding sequence ATGCGCAATACGACTCAGCGCCACGCTTCACCGCGTCGGCGTCCCGATGAAGTCATTTTCGGAAAGTACGTCCCCAAAATGCCCGGCAAGCAACGATTGGGGCGCGACCTCCTGAATGGCAAGCCTGTTGCATTGCGTGCCTACGAAATGGCCACATGGCTGAAGCAGAAGCGTCAATTCTGTGGCTTGCCAGACGCGCCGCAGAACATTACAGGTTCCGAGTGGGAGACCAAAATCCGCGGGCGAACTGGAATCGTCTATTTCTTTGGCTACTGGCAGCAGGAGGGGATAGCGCCGGGACGCTGA
- a CDS encoding T6SS effector amidase Tae4 family protein encodes MTIVERRRVPATGKAKVKTSRVLDSNVCLDIEPVTFAELWRNYVPGKPHGNLNYKNQCAIRLSATLHRVGVPMKSFSESTSPKCPASNDWGATS; translated from the coding sequence ATGACGATCGTCGAACGTCGCCGGGTACCTGCGACCGGCAAGGCCAAGGTGAAGACGAGTCGAGTGCTGGATTCGAATGTCTGCCTGGATATCGAGCCAGTGACATTCGCGGAATTGTGGCGGAACTACGTCCCGGGTAAGCCGCATGGCAACCTGAATTACAAGAATCAATGCGCAATACGACTCAGCGCCACGCTTCACCGCGTCGGCGTCCCGATGAAGTCATTTTCGGAAAGTACGTCCCCAAAATGCCCGGCAAGCAACGATTGGGGCGCGACCTCCTGA
- a CDS encoding PAAR domain-containing protein — protein sequence MPQDTIDGKCLAFLGAKVYCPACKTTGQIVGAGPRHPSDAMGKEEALDGDICVCNCDPPPIMIASQNRVYHHFAPDDLAAMGLNPFGKPLPRAALTRNDGLYRFDEQVQLVAPPGYEIAGMRYLIKGSDGSVNRGTVPADGMLPRIFTSSETTYTVLWGDAAAAEDDQ from the coding sequence ATGCCGCAGGACACCATCGACGGCAAGTGCCTGGCGTTCCTGGGCGCCAAGGTCTATTGCCCGGCCTGCAAGACAACCGGGCAGATCGTCGGCGCGGGGCCGCGACATCCCAGTGACGCGATGGGCAAGGAGGAGGCGCTGGACGGCGATATATGCGTCTGCAACTGCGATCCGCCGCCGATCATGATCGCGTCCCAAAACCGGGTGTATCACCACTTTGCGCCGGACGATCTGGCCGCCATGGGCCTCAACCCGTTCGGCAAGCCGCTGCCCCGCGCGGCGCTCACCCGTAACGACGGCCTGTACCGTTTCGACGAGCAGGTGCAACTGGTCGCGCCACCCGGATACGAAATCGCCGGCATGCGCTATCTGATCAAGGGATCGGACGGATCGGTGAACCGCGGCACCGTCCCGGCGGACGGCATGCTGCCGCGCATCTTCACGTCGTCGGAGACGACCTATACGGTGCTCTGGGGAGATGCGGCTGCGGCGGAGGACGACCAATGA
- the pxpB gene encoding 5-oxoprolinase subunit PxpB yields the protein MPQCSVHRLAEQALLYSVAPPASLEVQRRVWAMAERAADWRGVVDVVPGMNNLTLTFDETADVVALERNLKLAWASGETRNTTGKLVEIPVRYGGEFGPDIADVAAHTGLTPQEVVRRHAAGEYVVYFLGFQPGFAYMGGLAPELATPRRREPRLAVPAGAVGIGGEQTGIYPAVLPGGWQLIGRTEAELFVADRDPPSLFAPGDTVRFVAEEVLL from the coding sequence ATGCCTCAATGCTCCGTTCACCGTCTGGCCGAACAGGCGCTGCTTTACAGCGTCGCGCCGCCTGCCTCGCTGGAGGTTCAGCGCCGCGTCTGGGCCATGGCCGAGCGTGCAGCCGACTGGCGGGGCGTGGTGGATGTGGTGCCGGGCATGAACAACCTGACTCTGACTTTCGACGAGACCGCCGACGTGGTGGCGCTGGAGCGCAACCTGAAGCTCGCGTGGGCATCGGGCGAAACGCGCAATACCACCGGCAAGCTCGTGGAGATTCCGGTGCGCTACGGCGGTGAGTTCGGGCCCGATATCGCCGATGTGGCCGCCCATACCGGCCTGACGCCGCAGGAAGTGGTGCGCCGCCACGCGGCCGGCGAGTACGTGGTCTATTTCCTGGGCTTCCAGCCGGGGTTCGCCTACATGGGCGGCCTGGCGCCCGAACTGGCCACGCCGCGCCGCCGCGAGCCGCGCCTGGCCGTACCGGCCGGTGCCGTGGGCATCGGCGGCGAGCAGACCGGCATCTATCCGGCCGTGCTGCCCGGTGGCTGGCAACTGATCGGCCGCACCGAGGCCGAGCTGTTCGTGGCGGACCGCGATCCGCCTTCGCTGTTCGCGCCCGGCGACACGGTGCGTTTCGTTGCCGAGGAGGTGCTGCTGTGA
- a CDS encoding biotin-dependent carboxyltransferase family protein encodes MIEILRPGAQASVQDLGRTGFRRFGVGRSGAADGLALKVGNRLLGNDPNAAAIEFTLGRAAVRFEADMRVALTGAECSANVDGVPVWSWHAFDVRRGETLTLPAPRGGSRTYLCVAGGIDVPLVMNSRSTDLKSSFGGFEGRVLKDGDRLPVGRPGIEAEQDWVGVAAPGWALPLRREGNALVIRMLAGPEYPDFEPASQAALWSSDWSITPQSNRMGLRLQGPALARQADRAGDLLSHGVVPGVMQVPPNGQPIALMSDAQTTGGYPKIGTVIGADLWRLAQVPLGATVRFQQVTVEEAAAAQAEVDRYLRQIDQALHWQSHGMQIAARRRTTTRFVA; translated from the coding sequence GTGATCGAGATCCTTCGACCTGGCGCGCAGGCGTCGGTGCAAGACCTTGGCCGTACGGGATTCCGCCGCTTTGGCGTGGGCCGTTCGGGCGCGGCGGACGGGCTGGCGCTGAAGGTGGGTAATCGCCTGCTGGGAAACGACCCCAATGCGGCGGCGATCGAATTCACGCTGGGCCGCGCGGCCGTGCGTTTCGAAGCCGACATGCGCGTGGCGCTGACCGGGGCCGAGTGCAGCGCGAATGTCGATGGCGTGCCGGTCTGGTCGTGGCATGCGTTCGACGTGCGCCGTGGCGAAACGCTGACGCTGCCCGCGCCGCGCGGTGGCTCGCGCACCTACCTGTGCGTGGCCGGCGGCATCGACGTGCCGCTGGTCATGAACTCCCGCAGCACCGATCTCAAGTCGAGCTTTGGCGGCTTCGAGGGCCGTGTGCTGAAGGACGGCGACCGGCTGCCCGTGGGGCGGCCCGGCATCGAAGCCGAGCAGGACTGGGTGGGCGTGGCCGCCCCGGGCTGGGCCCTGCCGCTCCGGCGCGAGGGCAATGCCCTGGTGATCCGCATGCTGGCCGGCCCCGAGTATCCCGATTTCGAGCCCGCATCGCAGGCGGCGCTGTGGTCGTCGGACTGGTCGATCACGCCGCAGAGCAACCGCATGGGCCTGCGCCTGCAGGGCCCCGCGCTGGCGCGCCAGGCCGACCGTGCGGGCGATCTGCTGTCGCACGGCGTGGTGCCGGGCGTGATGCAGGTGCCGCCCAATGGCCAGCCGATTGCGCTGATGAGCGATGCGCAGACCACGGGCGGCTATCCGAAGATCGGCACCGTGATCGGCGCCGACCTGTGGCGTCTGGCCCAGGTGCCGCTGGGCGCCACCGTGCGCTTCCAGCAGGTGACGGTCGAAGAGGCCGCCGCAGCGCAGGCCGAGGTGGACCGCTACCTGCGCCAGATCGACCAGGCGCTGCACTGGCAGAGCCACGGCATGCAGATTGCCGCGCGCCGTCGCACGACCACACGGTTCGTCGCATAA
- the pxpA gene encoding 5-oxoprolinase subunit PxpA, whose protein sequence is MQIDLNADLGEGCGNDEALLQMISSANVACGWHAGDAATMLQTVKWALDNNVAIGAHPSFPDRENFGRTEMQRDPEAVYADVLYQIGALDAMVRAQGGQLAHVKPHGALYNMAVRDAKLCDAIIRAVRDYDSDLVFFGLANSQMITMARDVGLRVKEEVFADRGYNPDGTLVKRGTPGALHDDEDVALNQTLSMIRDKQVRAIDGTWVPIRAETVCLHGDGAHALAFARRIRERLGAEGIAIRAGD, encoded by the coding sequence ATGCAAATCGACCTGAATGCCGACCTTGGCGAAGGCTGCGGCAATGACGAAGCCCTGCTTCAGATGATCAGTTCCGCCAACGTGGCCTGCGGCTGGCACGCGGGCGATGCGGCGACGATGCTGCAGACCGTGAAGTGGGCGCTGGACAACAACGTGGCCATCGGCGCCCATCCGAGCTTTCCGGACCGCGAGAACTTTGGCCGTACCGAAATGCAGCGCGACCCGGAAGCGGTCTACGCCGACGTGCTGTACCAGATCGGCGCCCTCGATGCCATGGTGCGCGCCCAGGGCGGCCAGTTGGCCCACGTGAAGCCGCATGGCGCGCTGTACAACATGGCCGTGCGCGATGCGAAGCTGTGCGACGCAATCATCCGCGCCGTGCGCGACTACGATTCCGACCTCGTCTTCTTCGGCCTGGCCAACAGCCAGATGATCACCATGGCCCGCGACGTGGGCCTGCGCGTGAAGGAAGAAGTGTTTGCCGACCGCGGCTACAACCCCGACGGCACGCTGGTCAAGCGCGGCACGCCGGGCGCGCTGCACGACGACGAGGACGTGGCCCTCAACCAGACGCTATCGATGATCCGCGACAAGCAGGTGCGCGCGATCGACGGCACCTGGGTACCGATTCGTGCCGAAACCGTGTGTCTGCACGGCGACGGCGCACACGCGCTTGCCTTTGCGCGCCGCATCCGGGAACGGCTCGGCGCGGAAGGCATCGCCATCCGGGCCGGCGACTGA
- a CDS encoding DUF969 domain-containing protein, which produces MESAVNLWPLLGVGVIILGFVLRFNPMMVVAAAAIVTGLAASMPVMQIFTAIGTAFVKARNLPLIILLPLAVIGLLERHGLREHAQAWISRIASATVGRLLIVYLAVRELTAAVGLTSLGGHPQMVRPLLAPMAEGAAEARFGHLPEPVRQRVLAFCAATDNVGLFFGEDIFVAFGAIALMHTFLLSSNIDVEPLHIAVWGIPTAICAFLIHAVRLKRLDGWLARELGGKQPTGTPANVAAAAKGE; this is translated from the coding sequence ATGGAATCGGCTGTCAATCTTTGGCCCCTGCTCGGGGTCGGCGTCATCATCCTCGGCTTCGTCCTGCGGTTCAATCCCATGATGGTGGTGGCGGCAGCCGCCATCGTCACGGGACTGGCCGCGTCGATGCCGGTCATGCAGATCTTCACTGCCATCGGCACCGCCTTCGTCAAGGCGCGCAACCTGCCGTTGATCATCCTGCTGCCGCTGGCCGTGATCGGCCTGCTGGAACGCCACGGGCTGCGCGAGCATGCGCAGGCGTGGATCTCGCGGATCGCATCGGCCACGGTGGGCCGCCTGCTGATCGTCTACCTGGCCGTGCGCGAGCTGACCGCCGCCGTGGGCCTGACCAGCCTGGGCGGCCATCCGCAGATGGTGCGTCCGCTGCTGGCCCCGATGGCCGAAGGCGCGGCGGAAGCCCGCTTCGGCCACTTGCCCGAGCCGGTGCGCCAGCGCGTGCTGGCGTTCTGCGCGGCCACCGACAACGTGGGCCTGTTCTTCGGCGAAGACATTTTCGTGGCGTTCGGTGCCATCGCGCTGATGCATACGTTCCTGTTGTCGTCGAACATTGACGTCGAGCCGCTGCACATTGCCGTGTGGGGTATCCCGACCGCGATCTGCGCGTTCCTGATCCATGCCGTGCGCCTGAAGCGCCTCGATGGCTGGCTGGCCCGCGAACTCGGCGGCAAGCAGCCGACCGGCACGCCGGCCAACGTTGCCGCTGCGGCCAAGGGGGAATAA
- a CDS encoding DUF979 domain-containing protein — translation MIISIEYLYWLAGFVLLITALMTFTDKTHPRRLSTGLFWLLYAIIFLIGDKIPPAIVGVGAVVMALIAGLGGVGHGKHGTLSEEKRRDSAKRLGNKLFIPALLIPLITVLGTVLFKDFKIAGLPLLDPKNVTFVSLGVGCLVSLFVCCWLTRDTPAQSMRESRRLIEALGWALVLPQMLAMLGLVFADAGVGKAVAHLTTSYINMDFKFVAVTVYCVGMALFTVIMGNGFAAFPVMTGGVGVPILVGMFHANPAVMAAIGMFSGYCGTLMTPMAANFNIVPAALLELEDKNAVIRAQLPTAFGILIANIFLLYFLM, via the coding sequence ATGATTATCTCGATCGAATATCTCTACTGGCTGGCCGGCTTTGTCCTGCTGATTACGGCGCTGATGACCTTCACGGACAAGACGCATCCGCGTCGGCTGTCCACCGGGCTGTTCTGGCTGCTCTACGCAATCATCTTCCTGATTGGCGACAAGATCCCGCCGGCCATCGTCGGCGTCGGCGCCGTGGTGATGGCGCTGATCGCCGGACTGGGTGGCGTGGGCCATGGCAAGCACGGCACGCTGTCCGAGGAAAAGCGCCGTGACAGCGCCAAACGCCTGGGCAACAAGCTGTTCATCCCGGCGCTGCTGATTCCGCTGATCACGGTGCTGGGCACGGTGCTGTTCAAGGACTTCAAGATCGCGGGGCTGCCGCTGCTGGATCCGAAGAACGTGACGTTCGTGTCGCTGGGCGTTGGCTGCCTGGTGTCGCTGTTCGTGTGCTGCTGGCTGACGCGTGACACGCCGGCGCAGAGCATGCGCGAATCGCGCCGCCTGATCGAGGCACTGGGCTGGGCGCTGGTGCTGCCGCAGATGCTGGCCATGCTGGGCCTGGTGTTTGCCGATGCCGGCGTGGGCAAGGCCGTGGCGCACCTGACCACCTCGTACATCAACATGGACTTCAAGTTCGTGGCGGTGACGGTCTACTGCGTGGGCATGGCGCTGTTCACGGTCATCATGGGCAACGGCTTTGCCGCGTTCCCGGTGATGACGGGCGGGGTGGGCGTGCCGATCCTGGTGGGCATGTTCCACGCCAACCCCGCAGTGATGGCGGCCATCGGCATGTTCTCGGGCTACTGCGGCACGCTCATGACGCCGATGGCGGCCAACTTCAACATCGTGCCGGCCGCGCTGCTGGAACTGGAAGACAAGAACGCCGTGATCCGCGCGCAGCTGCCGACCGCGTTCGGTATCCTGATCGCCAATATCTTCCTGCTGTACTTCCTGATGTAA
- the pcp gene encoding pyroglutamyl-peptidase I, translated as MSVRTVLLTGFEPFEQEPINPSWEAVRALDGERVGDAVIVARQLPCVFGNAIDAMAELVESLKPDVVIAVGQAGGRTEMSIERVAINVDDARIADNAGAQPIDHTIAPDGPAAYFSTLPIKAIVRDMRAAGVPAMVSQTAGTFVCNHVFYGLMHVLAQRQAPAALATRGGFIHIPYLPEQAARHPGAPSLALDTLIAGLRVAVATSLSTDTDIREQGGQLH; from the coding sequence ATGTCCGTCCGTACCGTCCTGCTGACCGGCTTCGAGCCGTTCGAACAAGAGCCGATCAATCCTTCATGGGAGGCGGTGCGGGCGCTCGATGGCGAGCGCGTGGGCGACGCGGTGATCGTCGCGCGCCAGTTGCCGTGCGTGTTCGGCAACGCCATCGATGCGATGGCGGAACTCGTAGAATCTTTAAAGCCGGATGTGGTGATTGCCGTGGGCCAGGCCGGCGGCCGCACCGAGATGTCGATCGAGCGCGTGGCGATCAATGTGGACGATGCGCGCATTGCCGACAACGCCGGCGCCCAGCCGATCGACCACACCATCGCGCCCGATGGCCCGGCCGCGTACTTCTCGACGCTGCCGATCAAGGCGATCGTGCGCGACATGCGCGCAGCGGGCGTGCCAGCGATGGTCTCGCAAACGGCCGGCACGTTCGTCTGCAACCACGTGTTCTACGGGCTGATGCATGTGCTGGCGCAACGCCAGGCGCCTGCCGCGCTGGCCACGCGCGGTGGCTTCATCCACATCCCCTATTTGCCAGAGCAGGCTGCCAGGCATCCGGGCGCGCCCAGCCTGGCGCTCGATACGCTGATTGCCGGACTGCGCGTGGCGGTGGCCACTTCGCTGTCGACCGATACCGATATCCGCGAACAGGGCGGCCAGCTGCACTGA
- a CDS encoding VanZ family protein, with product MEGWLPRHSPLARVGLICFTLLVVYASLYPFSGWISNGISPFAFLTAPKPRYITEFDLLTNVLGYCPFGALVVLALHPRVSGARATLIALVSGALLSSVMEALQTWLPSRIPSNIDLITNALGALLGAAVVAPFTSALIDRGNLTRLRMAWFEPHASFAIVLIVLWPFAQVFPQEHLFGMGGIVREWLTDPDSWPMVWVQAYFPALIAWQDSINLKPDDLQNQLLLETMVTASSWIGTGLFASVAMRRTAPMLRILAGLLTAALIIKASVAELQFPDDNAFNWLSEGGRFALLTSSLVLVLLLRLPRWLRAVLAVVSLIGLVVLTNILPPNPYAWISEQGWRMGRFVHFNSLAQWLGWLWPFLAFFYVVWRFEQITLRRRLQKRAHRRAAARAVAAATDSRQESK from the coding sequence CTGGAAGGCTGGTTGCCGCGCCACTCGCCGCTGGCGCGCGTGGGGCTGATCTGCTTCACATTGCTGGTGGTCTATGCCAGCCTGTATCCGTTCTCGGGCTGGATCAGCAACGGCATTTCGCCGTTCGCCTTCCTGACCGCGCCCAAGCCGCGCTACATCACCGAATTCGACCTGCTCACCAATGTGCTGGGCTACTGCCCTTTCGGGGCGCTCGTGGTGCTGGCGCTGCATCCGCGCGTATCGGGCGCGCGCGCCACGCTGATCGCACTGGTGTCCGGCGCGCTGCTGTCGTCAGTCATGGAAGCGCTGCAGACGTGGCTGCCGTCGCGTATCCCGTCGAATATCGACCTGATCACCAACGCACTGGGCGCGCTGCTGGGGGCCGCCGTGGTGGCGCCATTTACGAGCGCGCTGATCGACCGGGGCAACCTGACCCGCCTGCGCATGGCGTGGTTCGAGCCGCACGCCAGCTTTGCGATCGTGCTGATCGTGCTGTGGCCGTTCGCGCAGGTGTTCCCGCAGGAGCACCTGTTCGGCATGGGCGGCATCGTGCGCGAATGGCTGACCGACCCCGATTCATGGCCGATGGTGTGGGTGCAGGCCTATTTTCCGGCGCTGATCGCCTGGCAGGACAGCATCAACCTGAAGCCCGACGACCTGCAGAACCAGCTGCTGCTGGAAACGATGGTGACGGCGTCAAGCTGGATCGGCACCGGGCTGTTTGCGTCGGTGGCCATGCGGCGTACCGCGCCGATGCTGCGCATCCTGGCCGGCCTGCTGACCGCCGCGCTGATCATCAAGGCCAGCGTCGCGGAACTGCAGTTCCCCGACGACAACGCGTTCAACTGGCTGTCCGAAGGGGGCCGCTTTGCGCTGCTGACCAGTTCGCTGGTGCTGGTGCTGCTGCTGCGCCTGCCGCGCTGGCTGCGCGCCGTGCTGGCGGTGGTGTCGCTGATCGGGTTGGTGGTGCTGACCAATATCCTGCCGCCGAACCCCTATGCGTGGATCTCGGAACAGGGCTGGCGCATGGGCCGCTTCGTCCATTTCAACAGCCTGGCGCAATGGCTGGGCTGGCTGTGGCCGTTCCTGGCGTTCTTCTATGTGGTCTGGCGCTTCGAGCAGATCACGCTGCGGCGGCGCCTGCAGAAGCGCGCGCATCGGCGTGCCGCGGCACGCGCGGTGGCGGCGGCGACGGACAGCCGGCAGGAGTCGAAATAG
- a CDS encoding ABC-type transport auxiliary lipoprotein family protein translates to MRTAFAPSTLTSLASLVLLMAVTALSGCSVLSSSKPSTTYDLGPLAAAPSQPPARLPKLRVAETDGPTWMDGRGIYYRLQYTQAQRLQSYATQRWVDAPTRLFDDRLRDAVSGRGELTWYGDTTVPAIKVDLLGFEQVFDSATSSRGVVRARATVFHKGLIGQKTFVAEQPAPSADGAGGVKALSASSDAVIAAILDWASTLPLEAAAASGPAQLPRVNPPGRNAVPLPPDGTPTSTPPRQ, encoded by the coding sequence ATGAGAACCGCTTTCGCCCCCTCCACGTTGACCTCGCTGGCCTCGCTGGTCTTGCTGATGGCCGTGACCGCGCTGTCCGGCTGCAGCGTGCTGTCGTCGTCCAAGCCCAGCACGACGTACGACCTGGGGCCCCTTGCGGCGGCGCCGTCCCAGCCACCGGCGCGGCTGCCCAAGCTGCGCGTGGCCGAGACCGATGGCCCGACCTGGATGGACGGCCGGGGCATCTACTACCGGCTGCAGTACACCCAGGCGCAGCGGCTGCAGTCGTACGCCACGCAACGCTGGGTGGACGCCCCGACGCGGCTGTTCGACGACCGCCTGCGCGACGCGGTATCCGGGCGCGGCGAGCTGACGTGGTACGGCGACACCACCGTGCCGGCCATCAAGGTAGACCTGCTGGGCTTCGAACAGGTATTCGACTCGGCGACCAGCAGTCGCGGCGTGGTGCGCGCACGGGCCACGGTGTTCCACAAGGGACTGATCGGACAGAAGACCTTCGTCGCCGAGCAGCCGGCGCCCAGCGCCGACGGCGCGGGCGGCGTGAAGGCGTTGTCGGCCAGCAGCGACGCGGTCATCGCCGCGATCCTCGACTGGGCATCGACGCTGCCCCTGGAGGCAGCCGCCGCGTCCGGCCCGGCACAGTTGCCGCGCGTGAACCCGCCGGGACGCAACGCGGTGCCGCTGCCGCCCGACGGGACGCCGACATCCACGCCACCGCGCCAGTAA
- a CDS encoding MlaD family protein, producing MENKSNAFLAGVFTIGLAILVLFSLFWFSSDHAVRVPYDLITRSTVNGLGPQADVKYRGLDVGKVVSIKFDPQVPGQIIVRISVNQDTPITRTTYATLGFQGVTGIAYVQLDDTAREDGADTSSPPLHTSAREPARIVMRPGFFEELEKRGDSLLTQTETLMSSLNEMFQTNNRDELMAAIKSVHKTADDYSKLASSLQPAAARLPQAVENLNATLASTRRLADDLANPNGTVLSTVNRVGQNMQGAADSVQQAAGIFTQETLPQINGLARDARQATRSIDRAAGQFNDQPSSVLFGGAAQTPGPGEPGFAAP from the coding sequence ATGGAAAACAAGTCAAACGCCTTCCTGGCAGGCGTGTTCACCATCGGACTTGCCATCCTGGTGCTGTTCTCGCTGTTCTGGTTCAGCAGCGACCACGCCGTGCGCGTGCCGTACGACCTGATCACACGGTCCACGGTCAACGGGCTGGGGCCGCAGGCCGATGTGAAGTATCGCGGGCTCGATGTCGGCAAGGTGGTATCGATCAAGTTCGATCCGCAGGTGCCGGGGCAGATCATCGTGCGCATCAGCGTCAACCAGGACACCCCGATCACGCGCACCACCTATGCCACGCTGGGCTTCCAGGGCGTGACCGGCATCGCCTACGTGCAGCTGGACGACACCGCGCGCGAGGATGGCGCCGACACCAGTTCGCCGCCGCTGCACACGTCGGCACGCGAGCCCGCGCGCATCGTGATGCGGCCCGGCTTCTTCGAGGAACTGGAAAAACGCGGCGATTCGCTGCTGACCCAGACCGAGACGCTGATGTCGTCCCTGAACGAAATGTTCCAGACCAACAACCGCGACGAGCTGATGGCGGCGATCAAGTCCGTCCACAAGACCGCCGACGACTATTCGAAGCTGGCCTCGTCGCTGCAGCCTGCCGCCGCCCGGCTGCCGCAGGCCGTGGAGAACCTGAACGCCACGCTGGCATCCACGCGCCGCCTGGCCGATGACCTGGCCAACCCGAACGGCACGGTACTGAGCACCGTGAACCGCGTGGGACAGAACATGCAGGGCGCCGCCGACTCGGTGCAGCAGGCGGCCGGCATCTTCACGCAGGAAACGCTGCCGCAGATCAACGGGCTGGCGCGCGATGCCCGCCAGGCCACGCGCAGCATCGACCGCGCGGCCGGCCAGTTCAACGACCAGCCGAGCAGCGTGCTGTTCGGCGGCGCCGCGCAAACGCCGGGCCCCGGCGAGCCGGGCTTCGCCGCCCCCTGA
- a CDS encoding ABC transporter ATP-binding protein has protein sequence MTMTNASTPANVGPDTPREKIIEVRNLVKRYGDNVVHDGLNLDVYRGEVLSIVGGSGTGKTVLLRQIVGLDKPTSGTIKVFGENPASLTAEQLQALRNRWGLQFQRGALFSALSVIDNIALPLREMRALPDNLICQASLLKLQLVGLTAKDADKMPSDLSGGMIKRVALARALALEPELVFLDEPTAGLDPMASDDYVALIRELRRELGLTVVMITHDLDTLVALSDRVAVLADRKVLAAAPIAEVIKVDHPFIREYFLGDRAQRALQALPAPKGPGSPAAPTGNTGDT, from the coding sequence ATGACCATGACCAATGCCAGCACACCGGCGAACGTCGGCCCTGACACCCCGCGCGAGAAGATCATCGAGGTGCGCAACCTGGTCAAGCGCTACGGCGACAACGTGGTGCACGACGGCCTGAACCTCGACGTCTATCGCGGCGAGGTGCTGTCGATCGTGGGCGGCTCGGGCACGGGCAAGACCGTGCTGCTGCGCCAGATCGTCGGGCTGGACAAGCCCACCTCGGGCACCATCAAGGTGTTCGGCGAGAACCCGGCAAGCCTGACGGCCGAACAGCTGCAGGCGCTGCGCAACCGCTGGGGCCTGCAGTTCCAGCGCGGCGCGCTGTTCTCGGCGCTGTCGGTCATCGACAATATCGCGCTGCCGCTGCGCGAGATGCGCGCGCTGCCCGACAACCTGATCTGCCAGGCGTCGCTGCTGAAGCTGCAACTGGTGGGGCTGACGGCCAAGGACGCCGACAAGATGCCGTCGGACCTGTCGGGCGGCATGATCAAGCGCGTGGCGCTGGCGCGTGCGCTGGCGCTGGAACCCGAGCTGGTTTTCCTGGACGAACCCACGGCGGGCCTGGACCCGATGGCGTCCGACGACTACGTGGCCCTGATCCGCGAACTGCGCCGCGAGTTGGGCCTGACGGTGGTGATGATCACGCACGACCTGGACACGCTGGTGGCCCTGTCCGACCGCGTGGCCGTGCTGGCCGACCGCAAGGTGCTGGCCGCCGCGCCCATTGCCGAGGTGATCAAGGTCGACCACCCCTTCATCCGCGAATATTTTCTGGGCGATCGCGCCCAGCGCGCGCTGCAGGCGCTGCCCGCCCCCAAGGGCCCCGGCAGCCCCGCCGCGCCAACTGGAAACACTGGAGACACCTGA